The segment CCTGCTCGAACGTGTCGTAGTTGCCGAGCGTCGCGCCGATGCGGCCGGCGATGGTCGCGTCGGTCGGCGGCGCCGCCGGTTCCGCGGGGGCTTCGACGGCGGGCGGGGAGGGCGCCGGCGTCTGGGCATCCGCCGCCGTGCCGCCGACGGCCAGGAGGACGGCCAGCAGCGCCACGCGCAGCAGCCGGCCGGCCTCGTTCGTTCGCAGATGTCCCGAGATCACCCCGTCAGCCCCCGCATGCGCACCGCTTCGTCGTCGTCCATATAACCGCCGCGGCGCGAAAGGGCAGGGCGGGCCGCCTATCCCCGGCCGCCCGCCAGCTTCGCCGCGTCGGGGCTGCGCCGCAGCCGCCACATCGCGATGCAGCCGAGCAGCGGCCCGACGGCGAGCGGCGCGAAGGCCCAGCGCCAGCCGACGGCCTCGACCAGGCCCGGCATCATGTGGATCGTCGGCAGGGTCAGCAGGAAGCCCAGGCAGGTCTGCAGCGTCAGCATCGTGCCCACCCGCGCCGGGTCGGACAGTTCGGCGACGCTCGCCGAGAACTGCGCGGAATCGCCGACGATGGTCACACCCCAGACGAGGCAGAGCGCGGTCAGCAGCAGCGGATGCGCGCCGAACAGCAGCCCGGCGGCGATGCAGCAGGCGCCGCTGACCGCCATCGCGCCGATGGTGAGCGTCGTGCGCCCGATCCGGTCGGCGATCAGCCCGCCGCCGACGCCGCCGATGCTGCCGGCGCCGATCATGGCGAAGGTGGCGAGGCCGGCCCATACGGCGGTGCCGGTCGTGGCGCCGCCGGCCGCCTCGGCGAAGCTCGCCGCCAGGAAGACGCCGATCCAGGCCCAGACGGCGTAGAGCTCCCACATGTGGCCGAGATAGCCCAGGGTGGCGAGGCGCGCGCCGCGGTTGCGCCAGATCTCCAGCACGGCCGCCGGGTCGAAGCGCGGCGCCGGCCGGTGGTTCGGGCCGAGGCGGAACAGGCGGATCAGCAGCGCCGCGACACCGGCCGACAGGGACGCCGCACCGATCGTCAGGCGCCAGTCGACGCCGCCGAGCGCGTTGAACAGATGCGGCACCGCCGATCCCACGGTCAGCGCACCGACGAGCAGCCCGACCATCAGGCCGAGGTCGCCCTTCGCCCATCCCGCCGCCAGCTTCATGCCGACGGGATAGACGCCGGCCATGGCGATGCCGGTGACGAAGCGCAGTGCGACGACCGACGCCCCGTCCGGCGGGACCACGAGGATCAGCGCGTTGGCGGCGGCGCCCACCAGGGCGGCCCACATGAACAGCGCGCGCGGGTCCCAGCGGTCGGGCAGGCCGAGCACGGCGCTGACCAGCGTGCCGGCGACGAAGCCCACCTGCACGGCGCTGGTGAACAGCGACTGGGCGAACGGGCTCAGCGCCGCCTCGGCCTTCAGGGCGGGGACGATCGCGGTGCCGGAGAACCACAGCGCCAGGGCCAGCACCTGAACGGCGGCGAGAAGGGCGAGGTTCGGCCACTTGGCCGCCTCGTCCGGAGTGCCCGCCGGTTCCGCATCCCGAGACATCGTCGCTCCCCCGTCCGCCGGTGGTGGCGGCGGGCCAGTCTGCTGCGGGACGCGGCGCGCGTAAACGCGTCGGAACCGGTGCCGCCGCCGCGGGTTGGGCGTGCTGGACAGCCATACGGAGCCTCGACATGAAAGCCATCGCTCTGAACGCGACGCTGAAATCGTCGGACAAGCCGTCCTCGACCGAGCGGCTGCTCGGCGACGTGCTGGCCGAGATGCGCCAGCTCGGCGTGACGGGGGAGATCGTCCGGCTGGCCGACCTGAACATCAAGCCGGGCGTCACCTCGGACGAAGGCGAAGGGGACGAATGGCCGGCGCTGCGCAGGCGGATCCTGGATGCCGACATCCTGGTGATGGGCACGCCGATCTGGCTCGGCCAGCCGTCGAGCGTCTGCAAGCGGGCGCTGGAGCGCATGGACGCCTTCCTTGGCGAGACCGACGACAGGGAGCGCATGCCGTCCTTCGGCCGCGTCGCGACCGTCGCCGTGGTCGGCAACGAGGACGGCGCGCACCATGTGACCGCGGAGCTCTACCAGGCTCTGTCCGACGTCGGCTTCACGATCCCCGCCAACGGCGTGACCTACTGGGTCGGCGAGGCGATGGGATCGGTCGACTACAAGGACCTCGGTGCGCCGCCGGAGAGCGTCGCCGCGGCGACGAAGATGCTGGCGATCAACGCGGTGCACCTGGCGCGGCTGCTGAAGCAGACTCCGTATCCCGGGAAAGGCTGACCGCACGGCTGACTGGGCGGGCCGATACTCGACATGACCGTGCGCCGGGATACTGTCGTCTCTCGGCACGTGCCGTCCGCCGTCTCTCGGCACATGCCGCCTGCCGGCGGGACGGCGGCAGTATCTTCGGCCGGAGGACGCGCGGCATGAGCGAGTATTCACCCCTCAGCCTGAAGGTGCCGGAGCCGGAGGTGCGGCCGGGCGGCAAGCCCGACTTCAGCGGCGTCGCCATCCCGCGCGCCGGTTCGGTGCGGCGGCCGGCGGTCGACGTGGCGCCCAGGGACATCCGCGACCTGGGCTACACCATCATCCGCGTGCTCAACCGCGACGGCGAGGCGGTTGGGCCATGGGCCGGCGGGCTCTCGGACGAGGCGGCGCTGCAGGGGCTGCGCGACATGATGAAGGTGCGCGCCTTCGACGCGCGCATGCTGATGGCGCAGCGCCAGGGCAAGACGTCCTTCTACATGCAGTGCCTGGGCGAGGAGGCCATCGCCTGCGCCTTCCAGCACGCGCTGTCGCCGGGCGACATGAACTTCCCGACCTATCGCCAGCAGGGGCTGCTGGTCGCCGGCGGCTACCCGCTGGTCGACATGATGTGCCAGATCTACTCGAACGAGCGCGACCCGCTGCACGGCCGGCAGCTGCCGGTCATGTACTCGTCGAAGGCGCACGGATTCTTCTCGATCTCCGGCAATCTCGGCACCCAGTACATCCAGGCTGTGGGCTGGGCGATGGCGTCGGCGATCAAGGGCGACACGCGCATCGCCGCCGGCTGGATCGGCGACGGCTCGACGGCGGAGTCCGACTTTCACGCCGCGCTGGTGTTCGCCTCGACCTACAAGGCGCCGGTGGTGCTCAACATCGTCAACAACCAGTGGGCGATCTCGACCTTTCAGGGCATCGCCAAGGGCGGCTCCGGCACCTTCGCCGCGCGCGGCCACGGCTTCGGCATCCCGTCGCTGCGGGTCGACGGCAACGACTATCTCGCCGTGCATGCCGTGGCGCAGTGGGCGATCGAGCGGGCGCGGCGCAACCTGGGGCCGACGCTGGTCGAGTACGTGACCTACCGCGCGGCGGCGCATTCGACCTCCGACGATCCCTCGGCCTACCGGCCGAAGGAGGAGTCCGACGCCTGGCCGCTGGGCGATCCGATCGAGCGGCTGAAGAACCACCTGGTCGTGCGCGGCGTCTGGTCCGACCAGCGGCACGCCCAGTATGCCGCCGAGGTCGAGGCCGAGGTGATCGCCGCCCAGAAGGAGGCCGAGCGCCACGGCACGCTCCACTCCGGCGGCAAGCCGTCGGCGCGCGACATGTTCGAGGGCGTCTACAAGGAGATGCCGCCGCACCTGCGGCGCCAGCGGCAGCAGGCCGGGGTCTGACATGCCGCGCATGACGATGATCGAGGCGATCCGCGACGCGATGCACGTGTCGATGGAGGCCGATCCGAACGTGGTCGTGTTCGGCGAGGACGTGGGCTATTTCGGCGGCGTCTTCCGCTGCACCCAGGGACTGCAGCAGCGGTTCGGCGCCGCGCGCTGCTTCGACACGCCGATCAACGAGAGCGGCATCATCGGTGCCGCCATCGGCATGGCGGCGTACGGGCTGAGGCCGTGCGTCGAGATCCAGTTCGCCGACTATGTCTATCCCGGCTACGACCAGATCGTCTCCGAGGCGGCGCGCCTGCGCTATCGCTCGAACGGCGACTTCACGGCGCCGCTGACCATCCGGATGCCGACCGGCGGCGGCATCTTCGGCGGCCAGACCCACAGCCAGAGCCCGGAGGCGCTGTTCACCCACGTCGCCGGCATCAAGACGGTCGTGCCGTCCAATCCCTACGACGCGAAGGGCCTGCTGATCGCCGCGATCGAGGACGACGATCCGGTGATCTTCCTGGAGCCGAAGCGCCTCTACAACGGGCCGTTCGACGGCCATCACGAGCGGCCGGTGACGCCCTGGGCGAAGCATCCGCTGGGCGAGGTGCCGGAGGGCCGCTACACGGTGCCGCTCGGCAAGGCGGCGGTGCGCCGGCCGGGCGCGGCGGTGACGGTGCTCGCCTACGGCACGATGGTCTTCGTCGCCGAGGCGGTGGCCGAGACCGGCATCGACGCCGAGATCATCGACCTGCGCACCCTCGTGCCGCTCGACCTCGACATCATCGTCGCGTCCGTGAACAAGACCGGGCGCTGCGTCGTCGTGCACGAGGCGACGCTGACCTCCGGCTTCGGCGCCGAACTCTGCGCGCTGGTGCAGGAGCACTGCTTCTATGCGCTGGAGCGGCCGGTCGTCCGGGTGGCCGGCTGGGACACGCCCTATCCGCACGCCCAGGAGTGGGACTATTTCCCCGGTCCGAAGCGGGTGGCCGAAGGGCTGCGCCTGGCGCTGGAGGACTGAGATGGGCGAGCGCATCGTCAAGCTTCCGGACGTCGGCGAAGGCGTCGCCGAGGCGGAACTGGTGGAATGGGGCGTGGCGGTCGGCGACATGGTGCGCGAGGACGCCGTCCTCGCCAGCGTCATGACCGACAAGGCGACAGTGGAGATCCCCTCGCCGGCCGACGGCAAGGTGGTCTGGCTGGCCGGCGAGATTGGCGAGAAGCTGGCGGTGGGATCGCCGCTGGTGCGGATCGAGGTGGCGGGAGAGGGTGACGCGCCTGAGGCCGAGGTCGAGGAAGGGGATTCGAAGACAGCCGCCGCCGAGCCCGGCGCGCCGGAAAAGCCCGGCCCTTCGAGACGGCCGTCCGGGCCTCCTCAGGACGAGGTTTTTCCACCCCAAGAACAGATCAGGAGTCGGCCCCGTGCTGAGGAGGCCGCGCCAGCGGCCGTCTCGAAGCGCGAGGCCGGCCCCGCACGCCGCACGGGCGGGCGGCCGCTGGCGTCCCCCGCGGTGCGCCAGCGGGCGCGTGACGCCGGCATCGACCTGCGCCAGGTCCAGGGCAGCGGCCCGGCCGGCCGGATCGGCCACGGCGACCTCGACGCCTTCCTGGAAGCCGGACCGGAGGCGGCCGTAGCGCCGGGCCTGCGACCGGACCATTCGGTGCGCGAGGTGAAGATCGTCGGGCTGCGCCGGCGCATCGCCGAGCGGATGGCGGTGGCCAAGAGCCGCATCCTGCACATCACCTATGTCGAGGAGGTCGACGTCACGGCGCTGGAGGAACTGCGCGACCGCCTCAACGCATCGCGCGGCGATCGCGGACCGAAGCTGACCGTGCTGCCCTTCCTGATGCGCGCCATGGTCCGGGCGATCGGCGAGCAGCCGATGGTGAACGCGCATTTCGACGACGAGGCCGGCATCGTCCACCAGTATGGCGGCGTCCATGTCGGCGTCGCGACCCAGACGCCGCGCGGCCTCGTGGTGCCGGTGGTGCGCCATGCCGAGGCACGCGACCTGTGGGGCTGCGCCGCCGAGATCGCGCGCCTCGCCGAGGCGGCCCGCGCCGGGACGGCGTCGGGAGAGGAGCTGGCGGGCTCGACCATCACGATCACCTCGCTGGGGGCGCTCGGCGGGTTGGTGACGACCCCGATCATCAACCGTCCCGAGGTCGCCATCGTCGGCGTGAACAAGATCCAGGTGCGGCCGATGTGGGACGGGCATGCCTTCCAGCCGCGCAAGATGATGAACCTGTCCTCGGGCTTCGATCATCGCGTGGTCGACGGCTGGGACGCCGCGGTCTTCGTCCAGCGCGTGAAGGCGCTGCTCGAGACGCCGGCGATGATCTTCGTGTGAGGCGGCGATGAAGGACATCATCTGCACCGTCCTGGTGATCGGCGCCGGCCCTGGCGGCTATGTCGCCGCGATCCGTGCCGGTCAGCGCGGCCTCGACACCGTCCTGGTCGAAGCGGCGAAGCCCGGCGGGACCTGCCTCAACGTCGGTTGCATCCCGTCGAAGGCGCTGATCCACGCCGCCGACGAATTCCACCGCATCGGACAGATCGCCGCCGGCCGTCGTACGCCCGGCATCGGCGTGGCCGCGCCGACCTTCGACCTGGCGGCGCACCGCGACTGGCGCGGCGGCGTGGTGAACCGGCTGACCAACGGCGTCGCCGGCCTTTTGAAGCGGGCGGGGGTGAAGACCGTCGAGGGCCGGGCGCGCTTCCGCGACGGCAAGACGGTGGCGGTCGAGACCGGCCTGGGGACCCAGACCGTCCGGGCCGAGCACGTGATCATCGCGACCGGCTCCGAGCCGGTGGCGCTGCCGTCGCTGCCCTTCGGCGGCCGCGTCGTCTCGTCCACCGAGGCGCTCGCCCTCGACGACCTGCCGGGGCGGCTCGTCGTCGTCGGGGCCGGCTATATCGGCCTGGAGATCGGGACCGCCTACGCCAAGCTCGGTGCCGAGGTCACCGTCGTCGAGGCGGCGGATCGCATCCTGCCGGCCTACGACGCCGAGCTGACCGCCCCGGTCGCCGCGCGGCTGCGCGCACTGGGCGTCGCCGTCCATCTGGGCGCGAAGGCGCGCGGCATGGCGGGTGGGGAGGCGGGCGGAGAGGCGCTCCTGGTCGAGACGGCCGACGGCACGGAGCTGCGCCTGCCGGCCGACCGGGTGCTGGTTGCCGCCGGCCGCCGGCCGCGCACCGAAGGCTGGGGCCGCGAGGAACTGGTGCTCGACATGGACGGCCCGTTCGTCGCGATCGACGACCGCTGCCGCACCTCGATGCGCGGCGTCTACGCCGTCGGCGACGTGACCGGCGAGCCGATGCTGGCGCACCGGGCGATGGCGCAGGGCGAGATGGTGGCCGAACTCATCGCCGGCACGAAGCGCGCCTGGGACAAGGTCGCCGTCCCCGCCATCTGCTTCACCGACCCCGAGATCGTCACCGCCGGCCTGTCGCCCGATGCGGCGCGCGCCGCCGGCATCGAGATCCGCACCGGCCTCTTCCCGTTCCAGGCGAACGGGCGTGCCATGACGATGGAAGCGGAGGAAGGCTTCGTCCGCGTCGTCGCGCGCGCCGACGACCATGTCGTGCTCGGGATCTCGGCGGTGGGATCGGGCGTGTCGGAACTGTCGGCGTCCTTCGCGCTGGCGCTGGAGATGGGCTGCCGGCTGGAGGACGTGGCCGCGACGATCCATGCCCATCCGACCCTGGGTGAAGCGATCCCCGAAGCCGCCCTGAAGGCGCTCGGCCATCCGCTGCACGTCTGAGCCGGCGGGGCAGGGCGCGCACGCATGAAGATCGCCACCTTCAACATCAACAACGTCGTGCGCCGCCTGCCCAACCTGCTCGACTGGCTGGAGGAGGCGCGGCCGGATGCGGTCTGCCTGCAGGAACTGAAGGCGGAGGACGGGCGCTTTCCGGCGGCGGCGCTGGAGCGGGCCGGCTACGGCGCGGTGTGGTGCGGACAGCGGACCTGGAACGGCGTCGCGATCCTGGCGCGCGGTGCCGAGCCGGTGCCGACCCGGCACGACCTGCCGGGCGATCCCGCGGATGCCCAGGCGCGCTACATCGAGGCGGCGGTGAACGGCGTGCTGATCGCGTCGCTCTACCTGCCGAACGGCAACCCGCAGCCGGGCCCGAAGTTCGACTACAAGCTCGCCTGGTTCGAGCGGCTGATCGCCCATGCGGCGGAGCTGATCGCCGCCGACGTGCCGGCGGTGCTGGCCGGCGACTACAACGTCGTGCCGACCGACCGCGACATCTATCCGACGACATCCTGGGCCGACGACGCTCTGCTTCAGCCCGAACCCCGCGCCGCGTTCCGCCGGCTGCTCGACCAGGGCTGGACGGATGCGCTGCGCGCGCTGCACCCCGACGCGCCGCTCTACACCTTCTGGGACTATAAGCGGAACCGCTGGCCGCGCGACGCCGGGCTGCGCCTCGACCACCTGCTGCTGAGCCCGCTGCTGGCGCCGCGGCTTACGGCCGCCGGCGTCGACCGCCATGTCCGCGGGGCGGACGGCGCCAGCGATCATGCCCCGGCGTGGATTGTGATCGCCGATACCTGAACGCGGCTTTCCTGGATTCGCCCGAAGAGCCGACTGTATTTTCAGAAAATCGGGCCTACGGTGGTGCCGCGGCTTCAGTGGAGACCGATCATGACCAAGGATACGCAGCGCAGGGTGACGGCGGAGTTCATCGGGACGTTCTGGCTCACCTTCGGCGGATGCGGCGCCGCCGTGCTGGCCGCCGCCTTTCCGGACCTCGGCATCGGCTTCGTCGGCGTGTCGCTCGCCTTCGGGCTCACTGTCCTCACCATGGCCTATGCGGTCGGCCACATCTCCGGCGGCCACTTCAATCCCGCCGTCACGATCGGCCTGTGGTCGGCGGGGCGCTGCGCCAATCACCACGTCGGCCCGTACCTGGCGGCACAGGTGCTGGGTGCCGTCGTGGCGGCCGGGCTGCTGTACCTGATCGCGTCGGGACAGGCGGGATGGGTGCCGGGCGGCTTCGCGTCCAACGGCTATGGCGACCTCAGTCCCGGCAAGTACAGCCTCGCCGCCTGCTTCACGGCCGAGGTGGTGCTGACCTTCTTCTTCGTCTTCATCATCATCGGCACGACGTCGAAGGGTGCCGCCGTCGGCTTCGCCGGCATCCCGATCGGCTTCGCGCTGGTGCTGATCCACCTGATCTCGATTCCGATCACCAACACCTCGGTCAATCCGGCGCGCAGCACCGGACCGGCGCTGTTCGCTGGGGCGGAGTATGTCGGCCAGCTCTGGCTGTTCTGGGCGGCCCCGCTGCTCGGTGCGGCGATGGGCGGCATCCTCGGCCGCTGGATGTACGAGCCGGCCGACGTGGTGGAGACGGAGGTCGTGGAGACACCCCAGGCGCCGCAGACCTGAGTTTCCTCGCGCGGGAATTGCGGGGCGGCGTCAGCGCAGCAGCAGTTCGCCCTGCCAGACGCCGTCGCGGACCATGTCCGTGGCCTCGGCCTTGAGCGTGTCGGTGAAGCAGCGCACGGCGTTCGATGCCGGCGTCACCAGCGAGCGCGCCAGCACCAGCCGGCGCGTCAGCGCGGGCCGGGCGATCGGCGCGGCGCAGAGCGATCCGGCCTGCAGTTCGGCGTGGATGACGGCGAAGGGCAGGACGGTGAAGCCCAGGCCGCGCAGCACCAGGTCCTTCAGCGTCTGCAGCGCGTCGGCCTCGACCGCGACGCGGAGTGCGATGCCCGCACGCCGCGCCTCGCCCTCGACCAGCCGCCGCAGGCCCTGGCGCGGCCCCGGCAGGATCAGGGCGCGGTCGGCGAGGCCGGCGAACGGCACCGGCCGCTCCATCGCGAGGCCGGCGCCGCGCGCCCCCACCAGGAACAGCTCCTCGACGATCAGCGGCTCGACGCGGATCTGCGGCGTGACCGGCGTCTCGTACATCACGGCGAGGTCGACCTCGCCGCGCTGCAGCAGGTCGTGCAGGTAGCCGCTGAACGCCGGGACGATCCGCACGGTGACGGCCGGATGCTGCTTCACGAAGCGCTCGACGAGCCGCCCCGCCAGCACCTCGCCGACGGTGGGCGGGACGCCCAGGCTGACCGTGCCCTTCACCGCGTCGCGCTCGGCGATCAGTTCGGCGCGGGTGTCCGCCACCAGCCGCAGGATCGCCGATGCGCGGTCGGCCAGGATGCGGCCCGCCGCGGTCGGCACCATGCCGCGCCCGTGCCGCGCGAACAGGGCGACGCCCAGTTCCTCCTCCAGCAGCTTCATCTGCCGGCCGAGCGCCGGCTGGGCGACGCGCAGCCGCTCCGCCGCCTTGCTGAGGCTGCCGAGTTCGGCGACGTGCAGGAAGGTCCTGAGCTGGCGGAGGTCCATGAACCCATACAATCAGGGCATAGCTGAAAGAGAAACATGCTTTTCCGCGATGGCGGCACTTTCCGCTATCTCATGGCCAGTCGGCCGGCCATCGGTGCCGGCGGCCGCGACAAAGGCGAGGGGACGACGCGCATGACGGAGACCGAGGACACCATCCGGGACTGGCGGCACGAGGTGCTGCCGATCCTGAAGAGCTTCGACGTGAAGCACGTCGTCTACGTGCCCGATGCGGGCCATGCCGTCGCGATCCGCGCGGCCGAGCAGGACAACGACCTGGTCACGCTGGCGCTGACGACCGAGGAGGAGGGCATCGGCTACCTCGCCGGCTGCTGGCTCGGCGGCGAGCGCGGCGCGCTGCTGATGCAGTCGAGCGGTGTCGGCAACTGCATCAACACGCTGGCGCTGCAGACGATGACGCGCTTTCCGCTGCTGATGCTGGTGACGATGCGCGGCGACTGGGCCGAGTTCAACCCGTGGCAGAACCCGATGGGCCAGGCGACCGAGGCGTCGCTGAAGCTGATGGGCGTGCGCACCTGGCGCGCCGACAGGGGCGAGGACGTCGGCCCGCTGCTGCGCGGTGCGGCCACCATGGCCTTCAACGGCGACGAGGCGTGCGCGCTGCTGCTGGGGCAGCGCCTGATCGGCGAAAAGAAGTGGGTGAAGTGATGAACCAGGGAACCCTCGACCGCCGCGCCGCCGTCGCGACCCTGCTCAAGGACCGCGGCGACCTTCTGGTGGTGACCGGCCTCGGCTCGCCGTCCTACGACTGCTTCGCCGCCGGCGACGATCCGCTGAACTACTATCTCTGGGCGGCGATGGGCAGCGCCTGCACCGTGGGCTTCGGCCTCGCCATGACCCAGCGCGAGCGGCCGGTGCTGGTGGTCACCGGCGACGGCGAGATGCTGATGGGCCTGGGCGCCATCGCCAGCATCGCGCAGAAGCGGCCGCCGAACCTGACCATCGCGGTCATCGACAACGGCCATTACGGCGAGACCGGCATGCAGCTCAGCCATTCCGGCCGCGGCATCGAGCTCAGCCGCATCGCCGGCGCCTGCGACTTCCCGTGGAGCGGGGCGATCACCGACATGGCCGGCGTCGAGGCCCTGCGCGGCCGCATCCACGCGAAGAGCGGGACGGCGTTCGCGACCATCAAGGTGGGATCGGACGAACTGCCGCGTGCCCTCCCGTCCCGCGACGGCGTGGCGATCAAGAACCGCTTCCGCGCCGCACTGGGTCTGCAGACGATCTGATGTGGGGCTCCGGCCGCGGGGCGCATGGACCCCCGCGGCCGGCATACGGCATATGCAACCATTAGATGTTATTGATATGAATTCAGCCTATGGCGCCGTTTCCTTGGCCGTGGCAGGATGCCCGGGCTGCGAAGGGCGGGAGGGGCGTCTGTGCGTGCGTATCGGATTTCCGTGGCGCTGGCGGCACTTGCGGTCTGGGCGGCGATATACGCCTCGGAGTTGTGGCTTCCGATCGAGGCGATCGATGGCGGCCTCAACGGAATAATCCTTCGGGCTGGCGCGGCGGCGGCGTTCCTGCTCATCCTCGCCGGCATCATGGGATGGCGCGACCTCGGCCTGACGCCGCCCCGGCCGTGGACGTCGCTGTGGGTGTTTCTGCCGCCGTCCATCCCTCTGCTGGTCATGGGATGGCTCCTCGTTCAGCACGGGCTGCCCGAGCCGCAGATCCTCCGCACGCTCGCCGCCTGCATGCTGGCCGTCGGCGTGTCGGAGGAGTTGATGTTCCGCGGCGTCCTCTTCCGGGCGCTCCGCACGCGGCTGTCGCCGTGGCCTGCGGTGTGGATCACGTCGCTTCTCTTCGGCTCCGTACATCTTTCGAATGGGCTCTATCTGGGCGACCTGGCCATCGGCGTGGCCCACGTCGCCGCCGCCACGGTGATCGGCCTGTTCCTCCTCGCCGCGACACTGCGCACGGGCTCGATCCTGCCCAGCATGCTCTTTCACGGTTGCTGGAACACACTGGTGATGGCGTTCCTCGTCAGCGCACCGCCGTCCGAGTGGCAGACGACCTTGGAAGCCGAGACATCCCTGTCCCTGCTTCTGCTGTTGGCGCCGCTGTTCCTCTACAGCCTCTTCCTGCTCCGCGGCGTCGACCGGCCTCTCGCCGCCGCACCGGGCGTGCAGACGACCTGACGCGGGATCGTGGCCGTGGACGCGGGCTCGGCGAGCGTTCGCTTGTGGGCGCCCGCAGCCGATGCTACAGCCGCAGTTGCAGGCAAATCGTCACGCGGGGCGGCGGCATGAATGCAGTGCGTGAGGTGGGGCTGTCGTCGATCGTCGTGCAGAACCGTGAGCCGCTTTCCGCCGACCTGGACGGCGGCGTGCTGCTCATGAGTGCCGAGAAGGGCCGCTTCTTCGGGCTCGACGCCGTCGGCGGCGAGGTGTGGCGCCGCCTGGAAGTGCCGGCCCGCGTGTCGGATCTCTGCGCCGGTCTCGCGGCCGACTATGACGGTCCGCCCGACGCGATCACGCAGGACGTCCTCGCCCTGCTCGGCCGGATGGCGGAGCGGGAGCTCATCGAGATCCTCGCGTGAGACGCACCGCCCATCGCCTGCGCGTGGTGGAAGCGGCGGCGATGCTCTCTTTCGCGATGCTGCTCCTCTGGATCCTGCCGTTCCGGCGGGTGGCGCGGCTGGTCGGACGGGTCGAGGCCGCCGGCGAGACGTCCCTGCCGCCCCCGGCCGATGCGCCGGTGCGGGCGGTGGGACGGGCGGTCGAGGCGGCGGCGCGCCGTCTGCCCTGGCGGCCGCTCTGCCTGCCGCAGGCGCTGGCGGCGAGCCTGATGCTGCGTCGCCGGGGCGTGCCGTCGGCACTGCATATCGGGGTCGCGATGGGCGAAGGGCGCAAGTTCCAGGCGCATGCCTGGCTGGTCGCCGCCGGCGGGGTGGTCTGCGGTGGTCCGGCCGCCGTCGGCATGACGCCGATCGCGGCGATCCGCGCGCGCGGCGGCTGAGCGGCTCAAGGCCGCAGGGACGCTTCGATCTCGTCGCCGCTGCGCACGCCGCGCTGGAGCGCTCCGGCCGCGATCATCGTCGGCGTGCTGCGGATACGCAGGTTCCAGGCCATGTCCAGGTCCGCGTCGAGGAGCGCTTCGACGTCCGGCGCCGCGGCATCGGCGCGGAGCTTCTCCGGGTCGAGCCCGGCCGCCGCGGCCAGCGCCGGAAGGTCGGCGGGACCGATCCGCGCCTCTGCCGCCATCATCACGCGATGCAGGGCCGCCGCCCCGTCCTGCCTGCGGGCGGCCAGCATGGCCTGCGCCAGGGCGATGGACTCTTCGGAATGCGGCAGGTGGCGCAGGATGACGCGCGGCATCCGTCCCTCGGCTTCCATGAGATCCAGGATGCGCGCCTGCCGGCGGCAGTAGACGCAGTTGTAATCGACGAAAATGACGATCGTGGACGCCTCGTCGGCGGTCGCCGGACCGATCACGACGGCCGTGGCGGGATCGAACAGCCGGGCGTGCAGATCCTCCACCGTCTGCGGCGGATCGACGACGTCGCGTGCCATCGACACGACCCGTCCGGCGGCTTTCGACGCGAAGGTGCGGGCGGTGGGCTGGAGCGCCACCAGCAGGCCGACCGCCGCCAGCGCGACCACCGCGTAGAGGACGGGGCGCCTCATCGATTTCCCCCTTCGAGCCAGCGCAGGAACTGCCCGACGTGAAGGCCGCGATACAGCACCGCGCCGTA is part of the Constrictibacter sp. MBR-5 genome and harbors:
- a CDS encoding PqqD family protein; the protein is MNAVREVGLSSIVVQNREPLSADLDGGVLLMSAEKGRFFGLDAVGGEVWRRLEVPARVSDLCAGLAADYDGPPDAITQDVLALLGRMAERELIEILA
- a CDS encoding lasso peptide biosynthesis B2 protein, which codes for MRRTAHRLRVVEAAAMLSFAMLLLWILPFRRVARLVGRVEAAGETSLPPPADAPVRAVGRAVEAAARRLPWRPLCLPQALAASLMLRRRGVPSALHIGVAMGEGRKFQAHAWLVAAGGVVCGGPAAVGMTPIAAIRARGG
- a CDS encoding thioredoxin domain-containing protein is translated as MRRPVLYAVVALAAVGLLVALQPTARTFASKAAGRVVSMARDVVDPPQTVEDLHARLFDPATAVVIGPATADEASTIVIFVDYNCVYCRRQARILDLMEAEGRMPRVILRHLPHSEESIALAQAMLAARRQDGAAALHRVMMAAEARIGPADLPALAAAAGLDPEKLRADAAAPDVEALLDADLDMAWNLRIRSTPTMIAAGALQRGVRSGDEIEASLRP